The Candidatus Defluviibacterium haderslevense DNA window CCATAAAGATATTGAATAATATTCAAATGGATTGTTTCAATGGAAATATTACGATCAAAATGAAGATGAACAGCCTTATCGCCCATCCAAACGGAACCACATTTATAGCTTAAAAAAATAATTAGTGGAATCATAGGAGGAAGGCTAATATTAGCACTAAGGATAAACAAACCTTTATTTAATTTGAACAACACTGCAAGGAATATACCTACAATTAATTGGAAACCCCATATGGGAACGATTCCCATAAAGACGCCAAAACCAACGGATAACGATTTTATTAAAGCGGAATCTGAATTATTGAATAATGAATCTTTAATATTCAGATACGTTTTTTTTAAAAAAAGGGATTGAATGGCTTTTTTAGGGTAAACATAGAGTATAGCAATTAAAACAAGTACTGTATTTAACAAGCTGATTCTAGTGAAATCTTTAAATGGTCTAAAATGAGAAATTCTTATTTCTTTAGGAGCATAATAGACACTTATGGGAACGGAAGTTATATGAATACCTTTCCATGCTGCACGAACAATGACCTCTATTTCAAATTCATATTTTTTAGTAAAGAATTTCATTGAGCTTAATTCTTTAACAGGATAAAGACGAAAACCCGACTGAGTATCAGAAAGATTAATGCCCGTTTCAACCAGAAACCAAAAATTAGAAAATTTATTGCCAAAATTACTTTTACCGGGAACAGTAGATTGATTCATATTTCTTGAGCCAATAATTAAGCAAGGGCTTTTTGAATTTAATTTATCCAAGAAAAGGGGTAAATCAGATGGAAAATGTTGACCATCAGAATCTATAGTGATTGCATAATCGTAATTATGTTTAATTGCCAATTCAAATCCTTTCCTAAGAGCCCATCCTTTTCCAACATTCTGAGAATA harbors:
- a CDS encoding DUF2062 domain-containing protein encodes the protein MTEIIDYKSLFNSRKVCVLIPTYNNAETLKNTIDQILSYTSNIIIINDGSTDDSKTILSAYPHLITLNYSQNVGKGWALRKGFELAIKHNYDYAITIDSDGQHFPSDLPLFLDKLNSKSPCLIIGSRNMNQSTVPGKSNFGNKFSNFWFLVETGINLSDTQSGFRLYPVKELSSMKFFTKKYEFEIEVIVRAAWKGIHITSVPISVYYAPKEIRISHFRPFKDFTRISLLNTVLVLIAILYVYPKKAIQSLFLKKTYLNIKDSLFNNSDSALIKSLSVGFGVFMGIVPIWGFQLIVGIFLAVLFKLNKGLFILSANISLPPMIPLIIFLSYKCGSVWMGDKAVHLHFDRNISIETIHLNIIQYLYGSMILAIIAGFVFGLLTYLYLSIKISK